The Mesorhizobium sp. INR15 region ATTGATGATCTGGAAAAGCGCGTGAGGCCGCGCGCAAGATTCCCGGCGGTTCCGACAGCCTTCAGGCCGCCAGGAACACCGGGCTGGTAATTCGTATCGCAATCGCAAAAGTGCGGGTCAAATGCGTCATAGCCCGGCTTTTAGCCGATGCAACGACAGGAATAAAGCGTGGAATCGCCTACATCGTGAAGTCGAAGCGATAGGTGGTCGACACGCCGATCATGAACTGGTTGCGGTCGCCGCGCTCCTTGACCAGGCTGGAATCGGCCGCCGGGCCTTCCAGGCGGGAGTACTCGCCAAACAGGCTGGCGGTCATGGGATCGCTGATCTTCCAGGTTACCGCGCCACCGAGGCCAATCGATTTCAGGCCGCCGCCTGGATCATACTGGCTGAGGCCGGAGGCCACGGCCTCCTGCGCGTTGACGCCATAATACGCATCGAAGTAGCCCGCCGACGCGAATGACGCACGCGGGCCTCCCGAGATCCTGACCGTCGGGGTGACATCGTAGAAGGCGTCAACCGCGATGTCAGCGACAAAGCCGTTATGGGCACGGATACCGTGCCGCAACTCAGCACGCGCGCGTATCCAGTCCGTTGGATAGACCTCGAAGAAGCCACCCACTTCTCCGCCCCAACGCACCGGATCCAGGCCCTTCAGCTCGTCGGCATTGCCGTCGTCGCGTGAGAAGAGGAATTTGCCGGTCAGACCGGCACGGACGCCGCCATCATCGACCAGCGCCAACGAGATGTTGTCGTTGCGCGAGACGAAGCGGGCCGCTGGGCCGGCCTTGCCCAGGGAAATGATCGGCGAGGCGCTGAGCAGGTATTTCTTACCCCCCTCGAAGTTCGGCGCGACCATGCCGGTGGCGCCGACCGTTAGATACCAGTCGCCGGAAAGCCAGCCCAAGGTCCCGCCCTCGCCAGCTTCGGCCGTGCCGGACGCGCCCAACATGACAGTGGCCAAAACCACGGAAATTTTCCCGACCAAACTCATGGCCACTCCTAACACAACACAACTGCCCGCCAATGACAGCTTTGACGGCGGTTTGGTAAAATTTGATTTAAGCCCGAGACATTGCACGGCAATTGGGCGCGGCCGCGATGCGCTGGACGCAGGCCAATGCCGGGGCTAACCTCCAGTCTGGCAGCATCCCGCAGCCCTCAATGGAGATCGCGACGATGACCATACATGGCGACGCTCTGAAAAATGCGATCACCCAGACGCGGGCGAGATGGGGCTGGTTCGTCGCCCTTGGCGTGCTGCTTCTCATTTTCGGCGGCATCGCCTTTGGCAATCTGTTCATCGCCACCGTCGCATCGGTTTATGTCGTGGGATGGCTGATGTTGATGGCGGGCATCATCGAGATTGTACACGCCTTTGGCGTCAAGACCTGGGGGCGCTTCTTCTACTGGCTGCTCAGTGGCCTGCTCTATGCTGTCGCCGGGTTTTTCGCCTTCGACAACCCGCTGCTCGCCTCAACCGTGCTGACCTTCCTGCTGGCGATCGCCCTGGTCGCCTCCGGCGCTCTCAGGGCCTGGGTCGGTTACAGCCATCGGCCTGAAGGCGGCTGGGGCTGGGTCGTCGCCGCCGGCCTCATCAGCGTGCTGGCCGGCCTCGTCATTGCCATGGGCTGGCCAGTCAACAGCCTGTGGGTGCTGGGTCTGTTCCTGGCGATCGATCTGATCTTTCAGGGCTGGACGTTCATCGCGCTTGGCCTTGCGCTGAAGAAGTAGAACCGACTTGCCATGATCCTGTCCGAGAGCCGGTTTCCGGCTTTCAGAGTCGCGTTTCAAAAGGCAACGGCCGCATCCAGTTCGGAGAGTGGCTTGACGCCTGCAAGCAGCGCTCTTGCCTCGGCTTCGTCGCGCTTCATTTGCACCACCAGCGCGTCGAGACCGTCGAACTTCACTTCGCTCCGCAAGAAGCCGAAGAACGACACTTCACAGACTTCGCCATAGAGATCGCCGGAGAAATCGAAGACGAAGGTTTCCAGCAACGGCGCGCCATTGTCACCGACGGTCGGGCGGCGGCCGAAGCTGGCGACGCCGTCATGAAGCGAGCCATCGGCGCGCCGGAAGCGCACGGCATAAATGCCTTCCTTCAGGCTGGCCTCCGGGGAAAGCCGCATGTTCGCGGTCGGAAAGCCAAGCGTCCTTCCCAATTGCTGGCCGCCGACGACCTCGCTTTCGACCGTGAAGCGATAGCCAAGCAGGCCCGCCGCTTCGGATACCTCGCCTTGCGACAGCAACACGCGGATGCGGCTCGACGACACCACCTCGGCACCCTCGTCGCGGAAGGCATCAACCAGCGTGACACCAAAGCCGTGGCGTTCGCCGGCGGCCATGAGATAAGCCGGCCCGCCCTGGCGGTCCTTGCCGAAATGGAAATCAAAACCCGTTACGGCGTGGATGATGCCGAGATTCTTCTCCAGCACATCCGTGACGAACGCCTCGGCCGACAGGCCGGCGAATTCTCGCGTGAACGGCTGTTCGACGAGCGCGGCAAAATCCAGCAACGACAGCAGCCGCGCCTTCATTGGCGGCGGCGTCAGCACGAACAGCGGCTGTTCAGGCCGGAATATCTTTCGCGGATGCGGTTCGAAGGTCAGCACCAGGGCTGGAGCGCCACGCCTGCGGGCCTCGGCCAATGCCCGCTCGAGAACCGCCTGATGGCCACGATGCACGCCGTCGAAATTGCCGATCGCCACCACGCCACCGCGCAGATCGGCCGGAAGCGGCGCGGTTGCCAAAACGTGCCGGGCCGAAGTGCGCTGCAAGCTTTCCATG contains the following coding sequences:
- a CDS encoding HdeD family acid-resistance protein codes for the protein MTIHGDALKNAITQTRARWGWFVALGVLLLIFGGIAFGNLFIATVASVYVVGWLMLMAGIIEIVHAFGVKTWGRFFYWLLSGLLYAVAGFFAFDNPLLASTVLTFLLAIALVASGALRAWVGYSHRPEGGWGWVVAAGLISVLAGLVIAMGWPVNSLWVLGLFLAIDLIFQGWTFIALGLALKK
- a CDS encoding MipA/OmpV family protein, producing the protein MSLVGKISVVLATVMLGASGTAEAGEGGTLGWLSGDWYLTVGATGMVAPNFEGGKKYLLSASPIISLGKAGPAARFVSRNDNISLALVDDGGVRAGLTGKFLFSRDDGNADELKGLDPVRWGGEVGGFFEVYPTDWIRARAELRHGIRAHNGFVADIAVDAFYDVTPTVRISGGPRASFASAGYFDAYYGVNAQEAVASGLSQYDPGGGLKSIGLGGAVTWKISDPMTASLFGEYSRLEGPAADSSLVKERGDRNQFMIGVSTTYRFDFTM
- a CDS encoding bifunctional riboflavin kinase/FAD synthetase, which produces MESLQRTSARHVLATAPLPADLRGGVVAIGNFDGVHRGHQAVLERALAEARRRGAPALVLTFEPHPRKIFRPEQPLFVLTPPPMKARLLSLLDFAALVEQPFTREFAGLSAEAFVTDVLEKNLGIIHAVTGFDFHFGKDRQGGPAYLMAAGERHGFGVTLVDAFRDEGAEVVSSSRIRVLLSQGEVSEAAGLLGYRFTVESEVVGGQQLGRTLGFPTANMRLSPEASLKEGIYAVRFRRADGSLHDGVASFGRRPTVGDNGAPLLETFVFDFSGDLYGEVCEVSFFGFLRSEVKFDGLDALVVQMKRDEAEARALLAGVKPLSELDAAVAF